One Shewanella sp. MR-4 DNA window includes the following coding sequences:
- a CDS encoding M28 family metallopeptidase, translating into MRRLYPVCALAMLSACSPNSAQPDANSSAALKPVQMNEARFRDDIKNLSSDEFEGRAPTTHGEKLTLDYLSKAFAEMGLKGAYQGSFLQPVPMVSYTAYDAQQISLAGLPLTYRKDIVLNSRHDNGGVNIENAPLVFVGYGVNAPEYGWNDYQDVDMKGKIAVILVNDPGFARPDSGKFNGKAMTYYGRWSYKFEEASRQGALGALIIHDTEPASYPWSVVENSWTGAQQDLVLSKAEQDSRVQVEGWLTLDAATQLFEKAGLSLPTLMARAADSPINLPLEQTANIAFKNKAEYANSYNVVATLPGTQQADEQILFTGHWDHIGKDDSKEGDKIYNGAMDNASGIAGILEIARQLADNAKLGHGLARSVTFIATTGEEQGLLGSRYYAANPIYPIDKTVAVLNLDSTNIYGKTKDFTIVGKGKSELENYLVDAAKQQNRIALGEKNPASGGFFRSDHFSFAKLGVPAVFAGGGSEPIDAATASYKTQMQATMKGCYHNVCDEYHEDWDLSGAIQDLEVYYQVTRNLGNSQDWPGYYQGTEFNSLRPAKTELATAAK; encoded by the coding sequence ATGCGACGTTTGTATCCTGTCTGCGCGCTAGCCATGCTCAGCGCCTGCAGCCCTAATTCGGCCCAGCCCGATGCCAACAGCAGTGCAGCCCTGAAACCCGTGCAAATGAATGAAGCACGTTTTAGAGACGATATTAAAAACCTTTCCTCCGATGAGTTCGAAGGCCGCGCCCCCACCACCCACGGTGAAAAGCTCACCTTAGACTATCTGTCTAAAGCCTTTGCCGAGATGGGACTCAAAGGCGCCTATCAAGGCAGCTTTTTACAACCTGTACCTATGGTGAGTTATACCGCCTACGATGCGCAGCAAATCAGCTTGGCAGGATTGCCGTTAACCTATCGCAAAGATATCGTGTTAAATAGTCGCCACGATAACGGCGGCGTCAATATTGAAAACGCGCCCTTAGTGTTTGTTGGCTACGGTGTGAATGCGCCTGAATATGGCTGGAACGATTACCAAGATGTCGATATGAAAGGGAAAATCGCGGTGATCCTTGTGAACGATCCCGGTTTTGCCCGCCCTGACTCAGGTAAGTTTAACGGTAAAGCCATGACCTACTATGGTCGCTGGAGCTACAAATTTGAAGAAGCGAGCCGCCAAGGCGCGCTCGGGGCATTGATCATTCACGATACTGAGCCTGCGTCCTATCCTTGGTCCGTAGTTGAAAATAGCTGGACTGGCGCACAGCAAGATTTAGTCCTCAGCAAAGCCGAGCAAGACAGTCGCGTGCAAGTCGAAGGCTGGTTAACCTTAGATGCTGCTACACAATTATTTGAAAAAGCGGGTTTATCCCTACCAACGCTGATGGCGCGCGCCGCCGATAGTCCGATTAACTTACCCCTTGAGCAAACGGCCAACATCGCCTTTAAAAACAAAGCCGAATACGCCAACAGCTATAACGTTGTCGCTACCCTTCCCGGCACTCAGCAAGCCGATGAGCAAATCCTGTTTACGGGCCACTGGGACCACATTGGCAAAGATGACAGTAAAGAAGGCGATAAAATTTATAACGGTGCCATGGACAACGCATCGGGCATTGCGGGCATTTTAGAAATCGCCAGACAACTGGCCGATAACGCCAAACTGGGCCACGGCTTAGCTCGCTCGGTGACCTTTATCGCGACAACGGGTGAAGAGCAAGGTTTACTCGGCTCACGCTATTACGCCGCCAACCCAATCTATCCCATTGATAAAACAGTGGCAGTGCTCAACTTAGATAGCACCAATATCTATGGAAAAACCAAAGACTTCACTATCGTCGGTAAAGGCAAGTCCGAGCTTGAAAACTACTTAGTCGATGCCGCCAAACAGCAAAACCGTATTGCTTTGGGTGAAAAGAATCCTGCATCGGGTGGTTTCTTCCGCTCTGATCACTTCAGCTTTGCCAAACTTGGCGTACCTGCGGTCTTTGCCGGTGGCGGCAGCGAACCCATAGATGCCGCAACAGCAAGCTATAAGACTCAGATGCAGGCGACCATGAAGGGCTGCTACCACAATGTCTGCGACGAATACCATGAAGACTGGGATCTGAGCGGTGCGATTCAAGATCTCGAAGTTTACTATCAAGTGACTCGCAACTTAGGTAACAGCCAAGATTGGCCTGGCTATTATCAAGGCACTGAGTTTAACAGCCTGCGTCCTGCCAAAACGGAACTTGCCACGGCCGCAAAGTAA
- the asnB gene encoding asparagine synthase B → MCSIFSILDIQSDAKELRQVALEMSKLMRHRGPDWSGIYASDKAILAHERLAIVDIEHGAQPLLTEDGSLILAVNGEIYNHKELKAQLGDKYSYQTNSDCEVILALYQEYGTEFLDKLNGIFAFVLYDKAKDAYLIGRDHMGIIPLYTGRDAAGNFYVASEMKALMPVCKTVAEFQPGQYLYSSIGEPVQYYTRDWQSFDAVKDNGASQEELRDALEAAVKRQLMSDVPYGVLLSGGLDSSVISAITQTFAKRRIEDDDQSGAWWPQLHSFAVGLKGAPDLAAAKKVADAIGTIHHEINFTFQEGLDAIKEVIYHLETYDVTTIRAATPMYLMARKIKAMGIKMVLSGEGADELFGGYLYFHKAPNAQAFHEELVRKLDKLHLFDCLRANKAMAAWGLEARVPFLDKEFMDVAMRINPEAKMSKDGRIEKHILRQAFEHKLPKEVAWRQKEQFSDGVGYSWIDGLKAHAAEQVDDLQLANAKFRFPYNTPETKEAYFYRCFFEEHYPLASAAETVPGGKSVACSTPEALAWDESLRGIIDPSGRAVRSVHAASY, encoded by the coding sequence ATGTGTTCGATTTTTTCAATTTTAGATATTCAATCCGATGCGAAAGAGCTGCGCCAAGTAGCACTGGAAATGTCCAAACTGATGCGCCATCGCGGCCCCGATTGGTCAGGCATTTACGCCAGCGATAAAGCAATTTTGGCCCATGAGCGCTTGGCGATTGTCGATATTGAACACGGTGCGCAGCCACTGCTTACTGAAGACGGCAGCCTTATCCTCGCGGTCAACGGTGAGATCTACAACCATAAAGAACTCAAAGCCCAGCTCGGCGATAAATACAGCTATCAAACCAACTCTGACTGCGAAGTCATCTTGGCGCTATATCAAGAATACGGCACTGAATTCCTTGATAAATTAAACGGTATTTTCGCCTTCGTTCTCTACGATAAAGCCAAAGATGCCTACCTTATTGGCCGCGACCATATGGGCATTATCCCGCTCTACACTGGGCGTGATGCGGCGGGTAACTTCTACGTGGCCTCCGAAATGAAAGCACTGATGCCCGTCTGTAAAACCGTGGCCGAATTCCAGCCTGGGCAATATCTGTACTCAAGCATCGGTGAGCCAGTGCAATACTACACTCGCGATTGGCAGAGTTTTGATGCGGTGAAAGATAACGGCGCCAGCCAAGAAGAATTACGCGATGCCCTCGAAGCCGCCGTTAAGCGCCAATTGATGTCCGATGTGCCCTACGGCGTGTTATTGTCTGGCGGTTTAGATTCATCAGTGATCTCGGCGATTACCCAAACCTTTGCCAAACGCCGTATCGAAGATGACGATCAAAGTGGGGCTTGGTGGCCACAGCTACACTCCTTTGCCGTGGGTTTAAAGGGCGCACCCGATTTAGCCGCCGCTAAAAAGGTTGCCGATGCGATTGGTACCATTCACCATGAGATCAACTTTACCTTCCAAGAGGGTTTAGATGCGATTAAGGAAGTCATCTACCACCTAGAAACCTATGATGTGACCACCATTCGTGCCGCGACACCTATGTACCTGATGGCCCGTAAAATCAAGGCGATGGGGATCAAAATGGTGTTATCGGGTGAAGGGGCCGATGAACTCTTTGGCGGTTACTTGTACTTCCATAAGGCACCAAACGCGCAGGCCTTCCATGAGGAACTCGTGCGTAAACTGGATAAACTGCATTTGTTCGATTGTCTGCGCGCCAACAAAGCCATGGCGGCATGGGGACTCGAAGCCCGCGTACCTTTCCTCGATAAGGAATTTATGGATGTGGCGATGCGTATCAACCCTGAGGCAAAAATGTCTAAGGATGGCCGGATTGAGAAACACATTCTGCGCCAAGCCTTTGAGCATAAATTGCCAAAAGAAGTCGCCTGGCGTCAAAAGGAGCAATTCAGCGATGGCGTGGGTTACTCTTGGATCGATGGTTTAAAGGCCCATGCTGCAGAGCAAGTAGACGACCTGCAACTGGCCAACGCGAAGTTCCGCTTCCCGTACAACACGCCAGAAACCAAGGAAGCCTATTTTTACCGTTGTTTCTTTGAGGAGCATTACCCCTTAGCTAGCGCGGCCGAAACCGTGCCCGGTGGCAAGTCAGTCGCCTGCTCTACTCCAGAAGCGCTGGCATGGGATGAAAGCCTACGCGGCATTATCGACCCTTCTGGCCGTGCCGTACGCTCAGTGCATGCCGCCAGCTATTAA